One Streptomyces lincolnensis genomic region harbors:
- a CDS encoding HAD-IC family P-type ATPase produces the protein MDSETGEGTSLQVLRRLDSGPRGLTGAEAQARLVRYGENTLPRQRTTPWPLRLARGLRDPFTVVLLCLGLVSAAVASWGTAAVILALVAVSCLLRVSGEHRADRSLSALRDLVAGTATVRRRGDDDATVREIPVAELVPGDVIRLGPGDLVPADVRLLRARGLTVHQAALTGESAPVAKEAADGGDPVADLHLCFQGSGVATGSATAVVLATGPRTRLAAAHGTTRRREPSAFDRSVHGISWVLIRFMLLTPPLVLIANAALRGRGLETLPFAVAVAVGLTPEMLPVIVTTCLARGAALLARTHAVIVRRLPALHDLGAVDVLCVDKTGTLTQDRPVVVRAFDATGRDDPDVLRRAAVNAWWTLQLAELPSPDALDEALLEAAGPAGEEEDGVDAVPFDPVRRISTAVVRGTPGTHTLVVKGAVEDVLERCAQDPAEGARLRALAAREADSGLRLLAVATAERPARTRAYTPADERGLTFRGFVAFRDALAPTAAEALRELAALGVTVKILTGDHPATAARVCRDLGLDPAAVHARCTPEDKARLVTELRAAGHTVGFLGDGVNDVPALRAADVGIAPRGAVDVARETADVVLTGRDDTDLTAIGHAITTGRHSSGNIASYLRVTLSSNLGNVLAMLAAGLLLPFLPMFPAQVLVQNLCFDTAQLAFAHDRPGAAALRRPAVLRPRAFLRFITGFGVLNAVADLATFGVLALALRGPDALDDRTVFHSAWFTENLLTQALVMVLLRTGRGLAEGRAPGPVVRAAALLAVAGLLLPPSPLGGALGMTALPLASYLLLAAVLALYALALTALRVRYDGRQP, from the coding sequence GTGGACTCTGAGACCGGCGAGGGCACCTCACTCCAGGTGCTGCGCCGCCTGGACAGCGGCCCGCGCGGCCTGACCGGGGCCGAGGCGCAGGCCCGGCTCGTCCGGTACGGCGAGAACACGCTCCCGCGGCAGCGGACCACCCCCTGGCCGCTCCGGCTCGCGCGCGGGCTGCGCGACCCCTTCACCGTCGTCCTGCTCTGCCTCGGACTGGTCTCGGCCGCCGTCGCCTCCTGGGGCACCGCCGCCGTGATCCTCGCGCTGGTCGCGGTCAGCTGTCTGCTGCGGGTGAGCGGCGAGCACCGGGCGGACCGGTCCCTGTCCGCCCTGCGCGACCTCGTCGCCGGTACCGCCACCGTGCGGCGACGCGGCGACGACGACGCGACGGTCCGGGAGATCCCGGTCGCCGAACTCGTCCCCGGCGACGTGATCCGCCTCGGGCCGGGCGACCTGGTCCCCGCCGACGTACGCCTCCTGCGCGCCCGCGGCCTGACCGTGCACCAGGCGGCCCTCACGGGGGAGTCGGCACCGGTGGCCAAGGAGGCGGCCGACGGCGGGGATCCCGTCGCCGACCTCCACCTCTGCTTCCAGGGCAGCGGGGTGGCCACCGGCAGCGCCACCGCCGTGGTGCTCGCCACGGGCCCCCGGACCCGGCTGGCCGCGGCGCACGGCACGACCCGGCGCAGGGAGCCGAGCGCGTTCGACCGGTCCGTGCACGGGATCTCCTGGGTGCTGATCCGGTTCATGCTGCTGACACCGCCACTGGTGCTGATCGCGAACGCCGCGCTGCGCGGCCGCGGTCTGGAGACCCTGCCGTTCGCCGTCGCGGTCGCCGTGGGGCTGACGCCCGAGATGCTCCCGGTGATCGTCACCACCTGCCTGGCACGCGGGGCCGCGCTGCTGGCCCGCACCCACGCCGTGATCGTCAGGCGGCTGCCCGCGCTGCACGACCTGGGCGCGGTCGACGTGCTGTGCGTCGACAAGACCGGCACGCTCACCCAGGACCGCCCGGTCGTCGTCCGGGCCTTCGACGCGACCGGCCGGGACGACCCGGACGTCCTGCGCCGGGCCGCCGTCAACGCCTGGTGGACCCTCCAGCTCGCCGAACTGCCGTCCCCGGACGCCCTCGACGAGGCCCTCCTGGAGGCGGCGGGCCCGGCCGGCGAGGAGGAGGACGGCGTCGACGCGGTGCCCTTCGACCCGGTACGGCGGATCTCCACGGCCGTCGTACGCGGCACGCCCGGCACGCACACGCTGGTCGTCAAGGGCGCCGTGGAGGACGTACTCGAACGCTGTGCGCAGGACCCGGCGGAGGGGGCGCGGCTGCGGGCGCTCGCGGCGCGCGAGGCGGACTCCGGGCTGCGGCTGCTGGCCGTGGCCACGGCCGAACGGCCCGCCCGCACGCGCGCGTACACGCCCGCCGACGAACGCGGCCTGACCTTCCGCGGCTTCGTCGCCTTCCGGGACGCCCTGGCCCCCACGGCCGCCGAGGCCCTGCGCGAGCTGGCCGCCCTCGGGGTGACGGTCAAGATCCTCACCGGCGACCACCCGGCCACCGCCGCCCGCGTCTGCCGCGACCTCGGCCTGGACCCCGCCGCGGTCCACGCCCGCTGCACCCCCGAGGACAAGGCCCGCCTCGTCACCGAACTGCGCGCCGCCGGACACACCGTCGGCTTCCTCGGCGACGGCGTCAACGACGTGCCCGCCCTGCGCGCGGCGGACGTCGGCATCGCGCCCCGGGGCGCCGTCGACGTGGCCCGCGAGACGGCCGACGTCGTGCTCACCGGCCGGGACGACACCGACCTCACCGCGATCGGCCACGCGATCACGACCGGCCGGCACAGCAGCGGCAACATCGCCTCCTACCTGCGCGTGACGCTCTCCTCCAACCTCGGCAACGTCCTCGCGATGCTCGCCGCCGGCCTCCTGCTGCCCTTCCTGCCGATGTTCCCGGCCCAGGTCCTGGTCCAGAACCTGTGCTTCGACACGGCGCAGCTCGCCTTCGCCCACGACCGTCCCGGCGCGGCCGCGCTGCGCCGCCCCGCCGTGCTGCGGCCCCGGGCCTTCCTGCGGTTCATCACCGGCTTCGGCGTCCTGAACGCGGTCGCCGACCTCGCCACCTTCGGTGTCCTCGCGCTCGCCCTGCGGGGCCCGGACGCGCTGGACGACCGTACGGTCTTCCACTCCGCCTGGTTCACCGAGAACCTGCTCACCCAGGCCCTGGTGATGGTGCTCCTGCGCACCGGACGGGGCCTCGCCGAGGGCCGCGCGCCGGGCCCGGTCGTCCGGGCGGCCGCCCTCCTCGCGGTGGCCGGACTGCTGCTGCCGCCGAGCCCGCTCGGCGGCGCCCTCGGCATGACCGCGCTGCCCCTCGCCTCCTACCTGCTCCTCGCCGCCGTCCTCGCCCTCTACGCCCTCGCCCTGACCGCGCTCCGCGTCCGGTACGACGGGCGTCAACCGTAG
- a CDS encoding LCP family protein: MTVTGKRRAAPPRHRDGGAGGRRQQRGRRRGGRGRLVSAILVSLLVLVAAGAGRLYLKLDGNITTFDSGGLSDHRPADTSKGENVLVIGSDARTDGNAALGGGDKDDIGRSDTTFLLHIYADQHHALAVSIPRDTLVTVPPCKLPDGGWTKTQPNTMFNAAFSVGQTDKGNPACTQNTVEQLTGLRVDHTVVVDFKGFAALTEVVGGVRVCLPEDVYENDLNPHRSTPGRLLFTKGEQTVSGQRALDYVRIRHGIGDGSDIGRIKRQQAFVASLLKEVKSRGLTPAKLLPLAEAATRSLTVDPGLGSADKLISFAMSLKDIDLHNTEFVTVPWRYDGSRVAVVQPDADALWAALKADRTIDGANAGGKKSGTGPSPSPTPAPVSGAGIDVTVYNGTTVPGLAARGAAALTADGFRVTGTATASTQDHATTVVEYGPGLRSRAETVARALPGAGLEPVTGSGVNVVLGESYAATPGAGASPAPTAVPSEVASGARSADDNPCSNLTYG, encoded by the coding sequence ATGACAGTGACCGGCAAGCGCAGGGCAGCACCGCCGAGGCACCGCGACGGCGGTGCCGGCGGCCGGCGACAGCAGCGCGGGAGGAGGCGCGGCGGCAGGGGACGGCTCGTGTCGGCGATCCTCGTGTCCCTGCTGGTGCTGGTGGCCGCCGGGGCCGGCCGGCTCTATCTGAAGCTGGACGGGAACATCACGACCTTCGACTCGGGCGGCCTGTCCGACCACCGTCCCGCGGACACCTCCAAGGGCGAGAACGTCCTGGTCATCGGCTCCGACGCGCGCACCGACGGCAACGCCGCGCTCGGCGGCGGCGACAAGGACGACATCGGCCGCTCGGACACGACGTTCCTGCTGCACATCTACGCCGACCAGCACCACGCCCTGGCCGTCTCGATCCCCCGCGACACCCTGGTCACCGTCCCGCCGTGCAAGCTGCCCGACGGCGGCTGGACGAAGACGCAGCCGAACACGATGTTCAACGCGGCCTTCTCGGTCGGCCAGACCGACAAGGGCAATCCGGCCTGCACCCAGAACACCGTCGAGCAGCTCACCGGGCTGCGTGTCGACCACACCGTGGTGGTCGACTTCAAGGGCTTCGCGGCGCTCACCGAGGTGGTGGGCGGGGTGCGGGTGTGCCTGCCCGAGGACGTGTACGAGAACGACCTGAACCCGCACCGCTCCACGCCCGGCAGACTGCTGTTCACGAAGGGCGAGCAGACCGTCTCCGGGCAGCGGGCCCTGGACTACGTCCGCATCCGGCACGGCATCGGCGACGGCTCCGACATCGGCCGTATCAAACGCCAACAGGCCTTTGTGGCAAGCCTGTTGAAGGAGGTGAAGAGCCGCGGGCTGACCCCGGCCAAGCTGCTGCCGCTCGCCGAGGCCGCCACCAGGTCCCTCACCGTGGACCCGGGTCTGGGCTCCGCCGACAAGCTCATCTCGTTCGCGATGTCCCTGAAGGACATCGACCTGCACAACACCGAGTTCGTCACGGTGCCCTGGCGGTACGACGGTTCCCGCGTCGCCGTCGTCCAGCCGGACGCCGACGCCCTGTGGGCGGCGCTCAAGGCGGACCGCACGATCGACGGCGCGAACGCGGGCGGGAAGAAGAGCGGCACCGGCCCCTCCCCCTCTCCCACTCCGGCGCCGGTCTCCGGCGCGGGCATCGACGTCACCGTCTACAACGGCACCACCGTCCCGGGCCTGGCCGCCCGCGGCGCCGCCGCACTCACCGCGGACGGCTTCAGGGTCACCGGTACGGCGACGGCGTCCACGCAGGACCACGCCACCACGGTCGTGGAGTACGGCCCCGGGCTCCGCTCCCGGGCCGAGACCGTCGCCCGGGCCCTCCCCGGCGCCGGCCTGGAGCCCGTCACCGGGTCCGGCGTCAATGTCGTACTGGGCGAGTCGTACGCCGCCACACCCGGCGCGGGCGCCTCACCGGCCCCGACGGCGGTGCCCTCGGAGGTCGCGTCCGGCGCGCGTTCCGCGGACGACAACCCCTGCTCGAACCTCACCTACGGTTGA
- the tatA gene encoding Sec-independent protein translocase subunit TatA, with product MLRNGLEPWHLLIVAIVVIVLFGSKKLPDTARALGRSMRILKSEAKAMKEEGAESVDPAPLKPTGDLGPSASVPEPAQPPSAAR from the coding sequence ATGCTCCGCAACGGACTGGAACCCTGGCACCTGCTGATCGTGGCGATCGTCGTCATCGTGCTGTTCGGCTCGAAGAAGCTGCCGGACACGGCACGGGCCCTCGGCAGGTCGATGCGCATCCTCAAGAGCGAGGCGAAGGCGATGAAGGAGGAGGGCGCGGAGTCCGTGGACCCCGCGCCCTTGAAGCCGACGGGTGACCTCGGCCCGTCGGCGTCCGTGCCGGAGCCGGCGCAGCCGCCCTCCGCGGCGCGGTGA
- a CDS encoding DUF6114 domain-containing protein: MSGRTGSSGQGSAFRRWRAARPFWGGLLLVLGGAEILLTQKASLKVVLHIGMQGLAGYLLPVLLVVLGLLILFNPAQRLFYSITAVLLSLGTWVTSNMGGFFIGLLLGVVGSCLTFGWLPDQEPRVSRRRRRKAAREAKAAQPQPLPPTAEPA, translated from the coding sequence ATGTCGGGGCGGACAGGCTCTTCGGGCCAGGGGTCCGCCTTCCGGCGCTGGCGGGCCGCCCGGCCGTTCTGGGGCGGGCTGCTGCTCGTCCTGGGCGGGGCGGAGATCCTGCTCACCCAGAAGGCGTCGCTCAAGGTCGTCCTGCACATCGGCATGCAGGGTCTGGCCGGCTACCTCCTGCCGGTGCTGCTGGTGGTGCTCGGGCTGCTGATCCTGTTCAACCCGGCACAACGGCTGTTCTACTCGATCACCGCCGTCCTGCTGTCCCTGGGCACCTGGGTCACCTCGAACATGGGCGGCTTCTTCATCGGTCTGCTGCTGGGGGTGGTGGGCAGCTGCCTCACCTTCGGCTGGCTGCCCGACCAGGAGCCGCGGGTCAGCCGGCGCCGGCGCCGCAAGGCGGCGCGGGAGGCGAAGGCGGCGCAGCCGCAGCCGCTTCCACCGACCGCCGAGCCGGCCTGA
- a CDS encoding DUF6230 family protein — protein sequence MAENRESGSTSEVSEMAEEPARRGRVRARRAAIMAVPATLVAAGLAVLTAEGALGVQFAISGMPFTVTATELNGTGFEQFGGLDHMAEGSPNAGDTGGQVLVITSAIKNATLTKLCQSVDLGGTNLLITAGSGAEKVSASDLTTDSTELSGDAAFNNIEIGNDASTLTKAGVKGPIGVFSQQADTVRIANLRQTNYATTAGVFKLPGLKLGFNSKGC from the coding sequence ATGGCCGAGAACCGGGAAAGCGGTTCCACCTCCGAAGTGTCCGAGATGGCCGAGGAGCCCGCGAGACGCGGACGGGTCCGGGCCCGCCGGGCCGCGATCATGGCGGTGCCCGCCACCCTGGTCGCCGCGGGGCTCGCGGTACTGACCGCCGAAGGGGCGCTGGGTGTGCAGTTCGCCATCTCCGGCATGCCCTTCACGGTCACCGCGACCGAACTCAACGGCACCGGCTTCGAGCAGTTCGGCGGCCTCGACCACATGGCGGAGGGCAGCCCGAACGCGGGTGACACCGGCGGCCAGGTACTGGTCATCACGTCCGCGATCAAGAACGCCACCCTGACCAAGCTCTGCCAGAGCGTCGACCTCGGCGGCACCAACCTGCTGATCACCGCGGGCAGCGGGGCCGAGAAGGTGTCCGCGAGCGACCTGACCACGGACTCCACCGAGCTGTCCGGTGACGCGGCGTTCAACAACATCGAGATCGGCAACGACGCCAGCACGCTCACCAAGGCCGGCGTGAAGGGCCCGATCGGCGTCTTCAGCCAGCAGGCCGACACCGTGCGCATCGCCAACCTGCGGCAGACCAACTACGCGACGACGGCCGGGGTGTTCAAGCTCCCGGGTCTGAAGCTCGGCTTCAACAGCAAGGGCTGCTGA
- a CDS encoding Tat pathway signal sequence domain protein encodes MRKRSLIALAGTVAALSLTAVSPASAADNNVLTTGSLGGTAVAVGETLTASLATGTTATLYSSATGTSGITCSSSQFTAGVTDNPAAPGTATESLTGQTFGNCTSNNVGVLGVTSITVNNLPYTTAVASDGTVTVTPPSGSTIQTTVVLRTLLGSVNCVYQAPSLTGTADNADNSIAFANQAFTRSSGSALCPANGFWTAKYGPVTTSAGEAVYVN; translated from the coding sequence ATGCGCAAGCGTTCCCTCATCGCCCTCGCCGGTACCGTCGCGGCCCTCTCGCTCACCGCCGTCTCTCCCGCGTCGGCGGCCGACAACAACGTCCTGACCACCGGCAGCCTCGGCGGAACGGCCGTGGCGGTCGGCGAGACCCTCACCGCGTCCCTGGCCACCGGCACCACCGCGACGCTCTACTCCAGCGCCACCGGGACCAGCGGCATCACCTGCTCGTCCTCGCAGTTCACCGCCGGCGTCACCGACAACCCGGCCGCGCCCGGCACGGCCACCGAATCGCTCACCGGGCAGACCTTCGGCAACTGCACCTCGAACAACGTCGGTGTCCTCGGCGTCACCAGCATCACGGTCAACAACCTGCCGTACACCACCGCCGTCGCCTCCGACGGCACCGTCACGGTGACCCCGCCGAGCGGTTCCACCATCCAGACCACCGTCGTGCTGCGCACCCTGCTGGGCAGCGTCAACTGCGTCTACCAGGCGCCGAGCCTCACCGGCACGGCGGACAACGCCGACAACAGCATCGCCTTCGCCAACCAGGCCTTCACCCGCTCCTCCGGTTCCGCGCTGTGCCCCGCCAACGGTTTCTGGACCGCGAAGTACGGCCCGGTCACCACCTCCGCCGGTGAGGCCGTCTACGTGAACTGA
- a CDS encoding lytic polysaccharide monooxygenase produces the protein MSRMTAHRTAALVTAAASPLLLGLWAAAPAQAHGAPTDPVSRVFACSPDGGDASGSTACRAAVAANGAPFTAWDNLRVANVNGRDRQRIPDGELCSGGLPAYKGLDLPRSDWPSTTLDPGGTLTMRYVSTIPHTGTFKLFLTRPGYDPTRPLTWSDLPEKPFAEVTDPALTDGAYRIRATLPSDRTGRQVLYTIWQNSSTPDTYYSCSDVVFPAAKRAGGTGGEGGSGQRASTSPSPTPSVEKSPARTGPSPTADRSPATRAEAGTHAGAGTHADAGAAPSGTPVASAGGADSGSSAPMLAGGAATVLLLTGGAALALRLRRR, from the coding sequence ATGTCCCGGATGACCGCACACCGCACCGCCGCCCTGGTGACGGCCGCCGCGAGCCCCCTGCTGCTGGGCCTGTGGGCGGCGGCACCCGCCCAGGCGCACGGCGCGCCGACGGATCCGGTCAGCCGGGTCTTCGCCTGCTCACCCGACGGCGGCGACGCGTCCGGCTCCACCGCGTGCCGGGCGGCCGTCGCCGCGAACGGGGCGCCCTTCACGGCCTGGGACAACCTGCGCGTCGCGAACGTGAACGGCCGGGACCGGCAGAGGATCCCGGACGGCGAGCTGTGCAGCGGTGGGCTGCCCGCCTACAAGGGGCTCGACCTGCCCCGCTCCGACTGGCCGTCGACCACGCTGGACCCGGGCGGGACGCTGACCATGCGGTACGTCTCCACGATCCCGCACACCGGCACGTTCAAGCTCTTCCTCACCAGGCCGGGCTACGACCCGACGCGACCGCTGACCTGGTCCGACCTGCCGGAGAAGCCCTTCGCCGAGGTGACGGACCCGGCGCTCACCGACGGCGCGTACCGGATCAGGGCGACGCTGCCGTCCGACCGTACGGGACGGCAGGTGCTGTACACGATCTGGCAGAACAGCAGCACGCCGGACACCTATTACTCGTGCTCGGACGTGGTGTTCCCGGCGGCGAAGCGTGCGGGTGGCACCGGCGGCGAGGGCGGGAGCGGGCAGCGGGCGAGTACCAGCCCCTCCCCCACTCCGTCCGTCGAGAAGAGTCCCGCGCGGACCGGTCCGTCACCGACGGCCGACCGTTCGCCGGCCACCCGCGCAGAGGCCGGCACACACGCCGGGGCCGGCACGCACGCCGACGCGGGTGCCGCTCCGTCCGGCACACCGGTCGCCTCCGCGGGCGGCGCGGACTCCGGCTCGTCCGCGCCCATGCTGGCGGGCGGCGCCGCCACGGTGCTGTTGCTCACCGGGGGCGCCGCCCTGGCGCTTCGTCTGCGCCGACGCTGA
- a CDS encoding S8 family peptidase, with product MRTPDSPRRKLISVAAVSAALLTAATTTVAVAQEPASEAAAVPAALAQSAPGTPAERLIVGYKSGAAEAKSNKAAEADAAAKGKEAGEDVDFQRRLGTGAALVDLGERLSTADVADVVAEFKADPQVSYVVPDRLNTPQADPNDTEYAKQWDLFESTAGMNVPGAWNTTTGTGVTVAVIDTGYVAHSDLAANIVGGYDFIADTAVSVDGNGRDSNPADPGDWYNANECAAGVPASTSSWHGTHVAGTIAAVTNNGKGIAGIAHGAKISPVRVLGKCGGYDSDIIDAITWSSGGTVSGVPANTNVAKVINMSLGGDGACTSATQSAINAAVNRGTTIVVAAGNDNDNVSAHSPGNCNNIISVAATNRTGAKASYSNYGSLVDISAPGGQTSTGTANGILSTLNSGTKTPTSESYAYYQGTSMATPHIAGLVALVKSANSALTPAQIETAIKNNARALPGACSGGCGAGLADAAKTVAAVKGGTTTGTTFSSGTAVAVPDAGSAVESSIAVSGRTGNAPAALQVGVDITHTFRGDLVVDLVAPDGTAYRLKAASTSDSADNVSTTYTVDASAETANGTWKLRVQDTAAQDTGTLNSWKLTF from the coding sequence TTGCGCACCCCTGACTCCCCGAGACGGAAGCTGATATCCGTCGCCGCGGTCTCCGCCGCTCTGCTCACGGCCGCCACCACCACGGTCGCCGTGGCCCAGGAGCCCGCCTCCGAGGCCGCCGCCGTCCCGGCCGCCCTCGCCCAGTCCGCACCCGGCACCCCGGCCGAGCGCCTCATCGTCGGCTACAAGTCCGGCGCCGCCGAGGCGAAGTCCAACAAGGCCGCCGAGGCCGACGCCGCCGCCAAGGGCAAGGAGGCCGGCGAGGACGTCGACTTCCAGCGCCGCCTGGGCACCGGTGCCGCCCTCGTCGACCTGGGCGAGCGGCTCAGCACCGCCGACGTCGCCGACGTCGTCGCCGAGTTCAAGGCCGACCCGCAGGTCTCCTACGTCGTCCCGGACCGCCTGAACACACCGCAGGCCGACCCGAACGACACCGAGTACGCCAAGCAGTGGGACCTCTTCGAGTCCACCGCCGGCATGAACGTGCCCGGCGCCTGGAACACCACCACCGGCACCGGCGTCACCGTCGCCGTCATCGACACCGGCTACGTCGCCCACAGCGACCTCGCCGCGAACATCGTCGGCGGCTACGACTTCATCGCCGACACCGCGGTCTCCGTCGACGGCAACGGCCGCGACAGCAACCCCGCCGACCCGGGCGACTGGTACAACGCCAACGAGTGCGCCGCCGGTGTCCCGGCCTCCACCTCCTCCTGGCACGGCACCCACGTGGCCGGCACCATCGCCGCCGTCACCAACAACGGCAAGGGCATCGCGGGCATCGCCCACGGCGCGAAGATCTCCCCGGTGCGCGTGCTCGGCAAGTGCGGCGGCTACGACTCCGACATCATCGACGCCATCACCTGGTCGTCCGGCGGCACCGTCTCCGGCGTGCCCGCCAACACCAACGTCGCCAAGGTCATCAACATGAGCCTGGGCGGCGACGGGGCCTGCACCTCCGCCACCCAGAGCGCGATCAACGCGGCCGTGAACCGCGGCACCACGATCGTCGTGGCCGCGGGCAACGACAACGACAACGTGTCGGCCCACTCGCCCGGCAACTGCAACAACATCATCTCGGTCGCCGCCACCAACCGCACCGGTGCCAAGGCCTCCTACTCCAACTACGGCTCCCTCGTGGACATCTCGGCGCCCGGCGGCCAGACCAGCACCGGCACCGCCAACGGCATCCTGTCCACGCTCAACTCCGGCACCAAGACGCCGACTTCTGAGTCGTACGCCTACTACCAGGGCACCAGCATGGCCACCCCGCACATCGCCGGCCTGGTCGCGCTGGTGAAGTCGGCCAACTCCGCGCTGACCCCGGCCCAGATCGAGACCGCCATCAAGAACAACGCCCGTGCCCTGCCGGGCGCCTGCTCCGGCGGCTGCGGCGCGGGTCTGGCGGACGCCGCCAAGACGGTGGCCGCGGTCAAGGGCGGTACGACCACGGGGACGACCTTCTCCAGCGGCACCGCGGTCGCCGTCCCGGACGCCGGCTCGGCCGTCGAGTCCTCGATCGCCGTCAGCGGCCGCACCGGCAACGCCCCCGCCGCCCTCCAGGTCGGCGTCGACATCACCCACACCTTCCGCGGTGACCTGGTCGTCGACCTGGTCGCCCCGGACGGCACGGCCTACCGCCTGAAGGCCGCGAGCACCTCGGACTCCGCGGACAACGTCTCCACCACCTACACCGTGGACGCCTCCGCCGAGACCGCCAACGGCACCTGGAAGCTGCGCGTCCAGGACACCGCCGCGCAGGACACGGGCACGCTCAACAGCTGGAAGCTGACCTTCTGA
- a CDS encoding SDR family oxidoreductase — protein sequence MILVTGATGTVGRLVTERLSGTGPVRLLTRDPRRAAPTGPGVEVVGGDFDDPGSLRAALAGVRSALLVTTDPLAPAQDRSFLTAARAAGVGHVVKLSAQAVTDPGAVDLVTRWQRANEELLRASGLAWTLLRPRAFMSNTLGWARSVRAEGVVRAPDGTSRNASVDPRDIADVAVRVLTDPVAHAGRAYPLTGPAALSAVQQAEILGELLERPLTFVELTREQALSGLLGRYPEPLAHALMESADRGRQGAKADVDPTVAELLGRPAGPYRDWARDHLSAFRT from the coding sequence GTGATCCTGGTGACCGGCGCCACCGGCACCGTCGGCCGGCTGGTGACCGAACGGCTGTCCGGCACCGGGCCGGTGCGTCTGCTCACCCGCGATCCGCGCCGCGCGGCCCCGACGGGACCCGGCGTCGAGGTGGTGGGCGGGGACTTCGACGACCCCGGCAGTCTGCGCGCCGCGCTGGCCGGCGTCCGGTCCGCGCTGCTCGTCACCACCGACCCGTTGGCCCCCGCCCAGGACCGGAGCTTCCTGACGGCCGCCCGGGCGGCGGGAGTCGGTCATGTGGTGAAGCTGTCGGCCCAGGCGGTGACCGACCCCGGCGCCGTCGATCTGGTCACCCGGTGGCAGCGCGCCAACGAGGAGCTCCTGCGGGCGTCGGGCCTGGCCTGGACCCTTCTGCGCCCGCGCGCCTTCATGTCCAACACCCTGGGCTGGGCCCGCTCCGTCCGTGCGGAAGGGGTGGTCCGGGCGCCCGACGGCACCTCGCGCAACGCGAGCGTCGATCCGCGGGACATCGCCGACGTGGCGGTACGGGTCCTGACGGATCCGGTGGCGCACGCGGGGCGGGCGTATCCGCTCACCGGGCCCGCCGCTCTGAGTGCCGTACAACAGGCGGAGATTCTCGGGGAGTTGCTGGAGCGTCCGCTGACGTTCGTCGAGCTGACCCGGGAGCAGGCGTTGTCCGGTCTGCTCGGGCGCTATCCGGAGCCCCTGGCGCACGCTCTGATGGAGAGCGCCGACCGCGGACGGCAGGGGGCGAAGGCGGACGTGGATCCGACGGTCGCCGAGCTGCTCGGCCGACCGGCCGGCCCCTACCGCGACTGGGCGCGCGACCACCTCTCCGCGTTCCGTACCTGA
- a CDS encoding ScbR family autoregulator-binding transcription factor produces the protein MARQERAIRTRRAILEAAGAVFDEHGYTSTTIAMVLERAEVTKGALYFHFPSKESLAQAVLDEQVPFGAVPEQACKLQEIIDMTFVVAQRLLTDPLLRGSVRLTVDQATPPGVDHTGPFVKWAERLTVLMDQADRQGELLPTVNHRDTVELLVGGFAGIQLMSRALTNRADLAYRISVLWSHILPSIAVPGLLLGLDSKADRGLRVLSAVPVP, from the coding sequence GCACGACAGGAGCGCGCCATCAGGACGCGCAGAGCGATCCTGGAAGCGGCGGGCGCGGTCTTCGACGAGCACGGATACACCTCCACCACCATCGCCATGGTGCTGGAGCGCGCCGAAGTGACCAAGGGCGCCCTGTACTTCCACTTCCCCTCCAAGGAGTCGCTGGCCCAGGCGGTGCTGGACGAGCAGGTGCCGTTCGGGGCGGTTCCCGAGCAGGCCTGCAAGCTCCAGGAGATCATCGACATGACGTTCGTGGTCGCGCAGCGGCTGCTGACCGACCCGCTGCTGCGGGGCAGTGTGCGGCTGACGGTGGACCAGGCGACGCCGCCCGGGGTCGACCACACCGGGCCGTTCGTGAAGTGGGCGGAGCGGCTGACGGTTCTCATGGACCAGGCCGACCGGCAGGGCGAGCTGCTGCCCACGGTGAACCACCGGGACACGGTGGAACTGCTGGTGGGGGGCTTCGCGGGCATCCAGCTGATGTCGCGGGCGCTGACCAACCGGGCGGATCTCGCGTACCGCATCTCCGTGCTGTGGTCGCACATCCTGCCCAGCATCGCGGTGCCGGGGCTGCTGCTCGGCCTGGACAGCAAGGCCGACCGCGGTCTCCGCGTCCTGTCCGCGGTCCCCGTCCCGTGA